A window of Gadus chalcogrammus isolate NIFS_2021 chromosome 16, NIFS_Gcha_1.0, whole genome shotgun sequence contains these coding sequences:
- the LOC130405515 gene encoding alpha-2-macroglobulin-like, which yields MAPKEMSVAQEDITAEVCSTYTYKQPVPGTASMHICRPLDHYVMIPVRLSPNHPEGEPEFVVPCHKETKQLDKTGCATFNFNMALFTRVEKLVRTELSVTAEVEEEGTGLNYLGSETIQLSYVIGKLSFVDTPEVYKKGSIVEGKVKAVYFNNTPIPDMLLHLFEGERWSEKMLSQNLTTDSDGIASFLFDTSIYPSDFQFTVSALPIYQEYQGYRTPHYEDGEHTFMLFRLKTKDTPTISSLEVKKRETKLVCNVEELINVRFAFVGEAPGPVDIMYLILARGAISRQGLMKVEVLDEPGGYGQCTFQALGHSLFFGV from the exons ATGGCGCCTAAAGAAATGAGTGTTGCTCAAGAGGACATAACAGCAGAAGTGTGCTCAAC ctacacatacaaacaacctGTGCCAGGCACCGCTTCGATGCATATCTGCCGACCTCTGGATCATTATGTCATGATTCCAGTGAGATTATCGCCCAACCACCCAGAGGGAGAACCTGAGTTTGTTGTCCCTTGCCACAAAGAGACTAAACAG CTTGACAAGACTGGCTGTGCAACATTTAACTTCAACATGGCACTTTTTACACGTGTAGAAAAGTTGGTAAGGACTGAACTTTCTGTCACCGCGGAAGTGGAAGAGGAAGGGACAG GACTCAATTACTTGGGGAGTGAAACAATTCAACTTTCTTACGTGATTGGAAAACTTTCATTTGTTGATACGCCCGAGGTTTATAAGAAAGGATCGATTGTGGAAGGCAAG GTGAAGGCAGTATACTTCAACAACACGCCCATCCCAGACATGTTGCTCCATCTGTTTGAGGGTGAGAGGTGGTCAGAGAAAATGCTAAGTCAAAACCTCACCACAGATAGTGATGGTATTGCCAGTTTTTTATTTGACACATCCATATATCCATCCGACTTCCAATTTACA GTGTCTGCGCTGCCCATATACCAAGAGTACCAAGGGTACAGAACTCCTCACTACGAAGACGGCGAACACACCTTCATGCTGTTCAGGCTCAAAACAAAGGACACTCCAACCATCAGCTCCCTGGaggtgaagaagagggagaccAAGCTTGTCTGCAACGTGGAGGAACTCATCAATGTCCGCTTCGCTTTTGTTGGGgaggccccgggccccgtgGATATAATGTATCTG ATCTTGGCCCGAGGAGCCATATCCAGACAAGGACTCATGAAGGTTGAAGTTCTGGATGAACCTGGTGGGTATGGACAGTGCACTTTCCAGGCTCTGGGACATTCTTTATTTTTCGGTGTATAG